The Mastomys coucha isolate ucsf_1 unplaced genomic scaffold, UCSF_Mcou_1 pScaffold14, whole genome shotgun sequence genome window below encodes:
- the Clk1 gene encoding dual specificity protein kinase CLK1 isoform X1 — MRHSKRTYCPDWDERDWDYGTWRSSSSHKRKKRSHSGVREHKRCKYDHSKTTDSYYLESRSINEKAYHSRRYVDEYRNDYMGYEPGYPYGEPGSRYQNHSSKSSGRSGRSSYKSKHRGYHHTSRRRSHGKSHRRKRSRSVEDDEEGHLICQSGDVLSARYEIVDTLGEGAFGKVVECIDHKVGGRRVAVKIVKSVDRYCEAAQSEIQVLEHLNTTDPHSNFRCVQMLEWFEHRGHICIVFELLGLSTYDFIKENSFLPFRMDHIRKMAYQICKSVNFLHSHKLTHTDLKPENILFVKSDYTEAYNPKMKRDERTIVNPDIKVVDFGSATYDDEHHSTLVSTRHYRAPEVILALGWSQPCDVWSIGCILIEYYLGFTVFPTHDSREHLAMMERILGPLPKHMIQKTRKRKYFHHDRLDWDEHSSAGRYVSRRCKPLKEFMLSQDAEHELLFDLIEKMLEYDPAKRITLKEALKHPFFNPLKKKHS; from the exons ATGAGACATTCAAAGAGAACTTACTGTCCTGACTGGGATGAGAGAGATTGGGATTATGGAAcatggagaagcagcagcagtcataaaagaaagaagagatcacATAGTGGTGTTCGTGAGCATAAGCGCTGCAAATACGATCACTCCAAAACAACAGACAG cTATTATCTGGAAAGCAGATCCATAAATGAGAAAGCTTATCATAGTCGACGCTACGTTGATGAGTACAGGAATGACTACATGGGCTACGAGCCAGGGTATCCCTATGGAGAACCTGGAAGCAGATACCAGAATCATAGCAGCAAGTCCTCTGGTAGAAGTGGAAGAAGCAGTTACAAAAGTAAACATAGGGGTTACCACCACACTTCACGTCGACGTTCACATGGG AAGAGTCACCGAAGGAAAAGATCGAGGAGTGTAGAGGATGATGAGGAGGGTCACCTGATCTGTCAGAGTGGAGACGTACTAAGTGCAAGAT ATGAAATTGTTGATACTTTAGGTGAAGGTGCTTTTGGAAAAGTGGTGGAGTGCATCGATCATAAAGT GGGAGGTAGACGTGTAGCAGTAAAAATAGTTAAAAGTGTGGATAGATACTGTGAAGCTGCTCAGTCGGAAATACAAGTTTTGGAACACTTAAATACAACAGACCCCCATAGTAATTT CCGTTGTGTCCAGATGTTGGAATGGTTTGAGCATCGAGGTCACATTTGCATTGTGTTTGAACTTCTGGGTCTTAGTACTTATGATTTCATTAAGGAAAACAGTTTTCTGCCGTTTCGAATGGATCATATCAGGAAGATGGCATATCAAATATGCAAATCTGTAAACT TTTTGCATAGTCATAAATTGACTCATACAGACTTGAAGCCTGAAAACATCTTATTTGTAAAATCTGACTACACAGAGGCTTATAATCCCAAAATG AAACGCGATGAACGTACTATAGTGAATCCAGATATTAAAGTGGTGGACTTTGGAAGTGCAACATATGATGATGAACACCACAGCACATTGGTATCTACAAGACATTACAGAGCACCTGAAGTTATTTTAG CCCTAGGGTGGTCACAACCATGTGATGTCTGGAGTATAGGATGTATTCTTATTGAGTATTATCTTGGATTTACAGTTTTTCCG acTCATGATAGCAGGGAACATTTAGCAATGATGGAAAGGATTCTTGGACCACTACCAAAGCACATGATACAGAAAACTAG GAAACGCAAATATTTCCATCATGATCGATTAGATTGGGATGAACACAGTTCTGCTGGCAGATATGTTTCTCGGCGCTGTAAACCTCTGAAG GAGTTTATGCTATCTCAGGATGCCG
- the Ppil3 gene encoding peptidyl-prolyl cis-trans isomerase-like 3 translates to MSVTLHTDVGDIKIEVFCERTPKTCENFLALCASNYYNGCVFHRNIKGFMVQTGDPTGTGRGGSSIWGKKFEDEYSEYLKHNVRGVVSMANNGPNTNGSQFFITYGKQPHLDMKYTVFGKVIDGLETLDELEKLPVNEKTYRPLNDVHIKDITIHANPFAQ, encoded by the exons ATG TCTGTGACACTGCACACAGATGTGGGCGATATCAAAATAGAAGTCTTCTGTGAGCGAACACCCAAAACATGTGAG AATTTCTTGGCTCTTTGTGCCAGTAATTACTACAACGGCTGTGTGTTTCATAGAAACATCAAGGGCTTCATGGTTCAAACAGGAGATCCAACAG GAactggaagaggaggcagcagtATCTGGGGCAAGAAGTTTGAGGATGAGTACAGTGAATATCTGAAG caCAATGTTCGAGGTGTTGTATCTATGGCTAATAATGGCCCAAATACCAATGGATCTCAGTTCTTCATCACCTATGGCAAGCAGCCACACTTGGACATGAAATATACAGTGTTTGGAAA GGTAATTGATGGCCTGGAGACTTTGGATGAGTTGGAGAAGTTACCCGTAAATGAGAAGACATACAGACCTCTTAATGATGTCCACATTAAGGACATAACTATTCATGCCAACCCTTTTGCTCAGTAG